The Castanea sativa cultivar Marrone di Chiusa Pesio chromosome 4, ASM4071231v1 sequence TGCCAACTCACACTCACACATGGGCTCACCACAatctctaatttaatttttttgctattttagtTTAGAAAAGTTATGAAATTGTTGTCTCTAGCCTTActcaaaagaaataaattagagatgctacatccacaacattttcataacaaatcttaggtggCAATCTGTTAttgataggtaaaaaaataatatcagttATGGGAATCTATTGCTAATTCTTTGATATTCTAAAAAGATACACACCTTTGCAAGTTACAAAATATTTCCATTATGACCTAAGATGACATAGCCACACTCAGAACCAGTATTGCAGCTCTCAAAGATATTTCACCATCTCTTTTAGACTTGAGTATGTGCCCACCACTCCAACTGAGAGAGCTAGCACCACAACCCCCAGAATAATAACTAGTTTAAGTCCCAACCTCTTATAACTTTCAAAAATCTTCAGGTAGCATAAGCATGGAAGCAGAATGGAAACAGTGACAGACAGAATAGATCCAATAAGTGCCATCAACAGTCCAAAAAATGGAATAACTAAGGCCACAATGACTGTGCTAATTAGTAACAATGTTCTGATGAGGATGCTAATAGCCCTGATATTATAGTTACTAGGCAATTGGCTTTCCATGGCTTCTGCAATAGGTGTGACTACTAGGGCGTATTTAGCAAGTGGACCAACTAAAGTGGTGTATATTGCTATCTTTGAGCTGAATTTGCTTGTAGGCAGGTTCAGTGTCACTTGTGATTGTAATCTCTGGCCAAACATTAGATAGCCAATGATTGCCATGGATATGTAGCTGAGAGTACTAAGAGCAAAGCTGATGAACAAAACCTGCAATTCCACAAGATTTAGATGAGTTTAGGTGCTAAgtaaagaaattatttatttttaaacacaaTGGTTCCAAGACATTTGATTCAAACTGATAATATGACAAATGTACTGaatttttcttataacatagttgatcttaaataacattttatcaatcttaattttgaaaaacttattttcataattgtaacATGTATTGTTAgtaagaaaattcaattttctccatatttttttaattaaaagtttttcatatctagatagaaattttttaataacttctAAAAAGTGTAATTTCAAATCATCTTACCAAACCAGCACAAAGCATCCATCAAGTACCAAAAAAATGTTCCTTGTCACAATTTTTTGGGGTTAATGTTTAGCTAATGACTTGATATAGGAGTCAAAGATGTAAATGCTTTGTATGAATTACCTTAGAGAACTGACTTTTGTCTTCCATAGAAGAGTGCAATGTTGGGAAAATTGCATGAGCACCATAACAGAAGGCATACAAGCTGAGAGCAAAAGGAACTCCTTCCAAATTAAACAGCTCTGCTTTTTCAGAGAAACCTACTCCATCAACTGCACCAACCCAAAATATGGAACAGATAATAATAAGAGATGAAAGGGCACCACTCGCTGAGATAAAAGAAAGCAAGCGCAAGTCCTTCAACCATATTGAAGGTAAAATCAGCAGCCCAACTACTAGTGTAAAAAGTGGCTCTCCTCCAATGTGTTGCCCTCCTACTTTAAAGCTAATGTTTGGAAATAACTTGTGTAAGTTATCACGTTCCAAAATCAAGAATCCTATTAGGATTAGATAAAGCTCAAAATACAGGAAGATTGAAACTATGATTCTTCCTTTTCTCCCAAATGCATGCCAGCCTATGTCAGGGTATGTTATAATCAATGGTCTGGAGTCCATGCATCGTTGTAGCAGTAGCCCAGTATAGCAAGTCACAAGTGCCATTGCTAGAAACAGGCCAAGGCTTAACCATCCAGCTTGTCTGAGTGTATATGGCATGGTTATGAGTCCAATTCCTggaaaacaagaaagaagaagttCTTGGAAATTCAAAAGAAGAATTGTTCAATTGTTTATAAAGAAGCGAGAAGAACCTGATAAAGCATTAAGGCAATTAAAGCACGTTCTGAGGAAGCTTGATCCACCACTTTTGATTGGTGGAAGCTCATTTTGCACTTCCATGGCCGTTGCTATTCTCAGTTCAGTTTATCACGGTATGTACGGCTCTTTATCGTTGCCTATGGTGGCTTAACTGAGGAAATTAAATAGAGAACAAAAGGACAATTTTGGACTAATTCGAGGTAATCCAGGTCTCCTTAGAAGATCTTAACTCTTTGGTTGATAATTCTGGTGCCTTTATTCAATTCCATAGTGGGGGATTTATACAAATCCAAGCAACAATACAAATGAAATTTAAGCAATTTTAACCACAAAATAAGGGATACTGGACTCCTAGGACTCTGCTAGAGAGTCAGCAAAATGACAAACTAAGGTTAACAAAATTACAAGTCCTAAACAAACTTAATAACAAGTCCTAAACAAACTTAATAACAAGCGACAATTACTATTTCGAAAAATAAGGAACAAATACTTCATCTGTTCCTTAAGGAACAAGCGACAATTACTATTAaggaacaaactttttttttttttttaataaactattaAGGAACAAACTTAATAACAAGATACGGCTTTCTCACTAATGAAGAACAATAATGCTAACACCATACATTTTAACGCACACTTTGccacaattattttatatggCAGAATGTGAgtgacgaaaaaaaaaaaattggtccaTATGATATTGACAAACAGCCAATTACAGTTGGCCATATAAAACAGTTTGTGAcaaagtttgtaaaaatgtgtaGTTATTGAATGAAGAATATTCTTTCCTTGACAAGGTGTTGTCGATTTTAACTTTGAAGTGGCATGAAAAACAGCtttgtttatattataatatattcaCCATAATATAGACATTCAAACAATTAGAAATAATTTGGTATGGCTGTAAGAATCTTACAAAGAGATTTAGAGGGATTTTATGTCTATTGTAATTTGTAATATTGTACATGTAAGTAGAATGATCGGTTAATTTAAGTGGTTAAGTCCTACATCCATATATAGTCGAAATTAATAAGAATGGTGGataattatttagcaaaaaagaaTGGTGGATATAATTACTCAACACTTACAGTCATTTGTCAAGGTTACATAACTTGTAGATGGTcttcatttatgttttttttttttttttttttaatcccaaaataaaaaaaggcttCATTTATGTAAAATGTTGACAGCAGACGCTTCTTCAGAAGTAGCACGGAAACTTTGAAATATTGTAGATATATCTATAGTGAGTCATATAGAActtgaatattaaaaaatcgAGAATTTAAAGTTATTTAATATAGAAACAAGTGGAATGTGGTGAAAATATGATAGgactaagtgtgtgtttggataccaatgaaaaattaaaattagtttactattcagtttattttttatactattcataGGCTCCACtgcattttttgatactattcatgggcccgctgtactatttcaactaatttttaactttatctacaataatttttaactttatctacaatactttcagcaataagttttcagttttagcaaaataaacggatTTAAGTTCCGTTTGGAATCCGCTTATTCAAAATGATCATTAACTTCCTCGAGTAtcacaaacaaattaaatgatTATGTCATATTGGTGACCTCTTTTCGGGACTCGTATTAGTTGATGAATCAAAGTGGTTGTATAGATGACTTGAAGAATGAACACTTGTTCTAAGCATAACACTTGTTACATCATGTGTAATTTAAGTCACTAATTGTGTTCTTGAAAGGGGAATGTAATTATTTTCTTGAAGGGGATTTTCTTTTGGTCCCATGCCAACATGACGTCCTTCTGGTTCCTTTCATCCAAATCAAAGGGTATTTTTTTGGGAGCCACAGAATTAGGGCTGTGGCGAGTATGAGATATTGAAAATCAATTGAGATTTGCCCCGGTCTTTGCCTCTCTCACCCCCACAAAACCTTGTATTTGTGAAGTGATCATCAAGTCAGGGGTGAGCGGTGGTGTTCATGAATTTTATTGATTCCATATGTTAAGGTTGTTGTTATCGTTTATCATGAATTGGACATTTGCGAGCTAGCCATATTTTGGACCGTATATATAACGTGGTCTTACTGTAATCGGGCCATGTAAGATGCTTATTATAGTTCTATGCCAACAAAACGACGACGATTACTTcttcttccccctctctcttAACAACTAGATTAGTAATGGAGATGAACGGACAgactgttttgaaaatataattaaacttgatggaccaaaataaaaacaatatcaaaCTTTAAAGGTTAAAATGTAACTTTGTCTAAAAATAATGTTCTGATGAAAATAGCCTTATTAATAAgatattttagtaatttgtgaaatttgcatgcttttaatatatacatattaaaaaTCCTTTTCCACTTATCAAAATCAGGAACATAGATAAAATATTGTGATTACATGATCTGATGATGCATaaaatcgtcagtgagttgATCGTCCACACACGTGTCGAATGAGGTATCTGAAGaacaaagaagatgaagaaccTACAAAGAGCACCGGTGGcagccaaagaccctccgaatGTTAAGTTAGTGATAGAAGAATATCTAATAACTCAAAAGTGTAAGAGTTAGAAAATTGCACGTACCTTAAAGAAGAGGAGGTTTTatgcttatatagtggtgtagggCTTGACcaagatcccttgaatgaagGAGCTTTCCTTGTGGAGAAGATCTTAGAGTTAAGGATCCAAGATCTCAGGGATTCTCTTCCCATATAAAGAAGATATGAACGTGTAGTAGGGTCTTTGGGCGTGGTGTGCAAGTTACTTCCATGTAGAGACACATGAGTGGAGAACACGCAAAAACTGGTGCGACCCATCATACTCAACCGTTTGTATGGTCATTCATCCGTTGGTACGGTCATTCATCCGTTGGTATGGTCACTCCATTCGTTGGTATGTGAGTGTAGGATGAGGCATAGATCGTTCTTGCGGCGTGTATGTGAGCTACCCGACGGGTCCTTAAGGGGAGATGGGCTCAAAGTCGTAGGGCTTTCAAGGACTCATCATTACAGGTCTAAGGTAGGTGGGTCCCACTAGAGGGGTATTCATCCTGATAGGTCAAAATGCCTAAAAGACTTTCTTAGACAAAAATATCCCTATCGATCTCGAAGGACACCTTTGTCCCGAAGGGTATATTTGGCCTAACAGGTATATTTTTCCCGACTGGTATATTGGGCCCGAAGGGTAATTCAAGCCTGAAGGGTCTAAGGATCTTAAAGGGCATTGCCAATTCGACGGGCAAAGTGAGTTAGAAAATTCTCCAGGTCGAAATATCCTTAAGTAGAGTACTTGGCGACCCCTTGATACATGTTGACTGTTAGGGCGGAGTGTGTCGTGTGGTGTCAAGAAAGGTACTTGATGACCCCTTGATACGTGACGACTGTCAGGGCAGAGTGTTCACATGGTGTCAGGGAAGGTACCTGACAACCCCTGTGTACTTGATGACCCTTTGATACGTGACGACCATCAGGGTGGAGTGTGTCGGGTGATGTTGGGGAAGGTACCTGACGACCCCTATGTACCTGATGACCTATTGATACGTGACGACTGTTAGGTGGAGTGTCACTTGATGTCAGAGAAGGTACTGGATGACCCTTTGATACGTGACCATTGTCAGGGTGGAGTGTGTCATGCGGTGTTAGGGAAGGTACTTGACGACTCCTGGGTACTTGAAGTCCCATTGATGCATGATGACCGTCAGTGCAGAGTGTGTTGTGCTGTGTTAGGGAAGGTACTTGACGACCCCTTGATACATGACGACCGTCAGGGAAGAGTATAGCACATGGTGCCTATAGACACCACATTTTGTACCCTTTACGACTCGAGCCCCCGTTACCCAATGATGCTCGAACTTTAAGGCCCAAGGCCAATTTAGAGCCCAATCAGATATTAAATTAACTTGAgaagtgttaaaatggaaaatataaccttttgaATGagtaaaaatctatttttggaaataaaatgaccaaagtagcCCTCGACTTGCGTACATGGGTCGCGGCCTACGTACGTGAGCTAAAGCATGCGTATGTAAGCACATTCCTGCGTACACAACTAGGGTTTTAGAAGCATaagaaagacaagttttctgcaataatggctgaagtttggaatgaatcccacatcatcTAGGAGCCTTTCCAAATCCCATTTTTTCAACTATaaaaagccttacatggtacattttctcttatgggaaaaacctaagattcactagaaaattgTGAATCGAAAGGgagttttttacaaaacaccctcaagtctctttttatttgattatgaCTTTTTTTGGTCCCAATtatttgagtttaagattactaatcactatttcattgaattgtgatagatttgactgaagggaatggtaaaaaatcaagcctaggagcttttgctttaacgtatgttttaaaaacttttctttttcttttctgccataatctttgtttttaatttgtttcttttgcttagtttatgtTTACATTTGTTTGTTTAGGTtagttttaggttttctttttgtcttcAAGCATGATAGGTTGCTAGATTTTACGTTTTTGGTTTCTGCTCTGTTTTCGTgttgattagggtttctgggtaAGGATTTACATACGCATGATCTAGCCTGCGCACGTAGGCTGAACTCATGCGTACGCATACCTGTTCTAGCGTAAATGATGTTGTTACCCAGAAAACGCtaattctttgtttgttttattctgccttcacatgtttgtctgcATAGCCtctttttcacatgtttttaaCCCccataaaaatgttttcttaCCTTTTTAACATGTTGGATTAGGGTTTAGGTTAGggttttcttagttttaatgctacgccattcattcacatgttcatgcattaatGCTATATGTGCTGTGTTGCTGAGAGGTAAGTaaagggtaagtcatgcattagcaatgttcatgcatttttgttagggtttttagatgtatgattaggaTTTCTAATATGTTAACGTTTTGTTTTTGATACGTTTTGTTTGATGATATGCTTGCTGCCATGTTTAAGTTGCTGTTTTGttttagatgaatgctagggttttcttttatatgtttGGCTCTCTTTTGTTTGGATAGATGGATAAGTATGCGTTTAGGGTTAAAGATGTCATGTTGTTTGCTAGTTGCATGTTAGTGTATGTGTGAGTCTAGAATACAAGTATTTAAATGgtttttaatagggttaagataTAGGACACAATGATaggaggccaaccttagggttgggcgatCTTGGGTGCTTAACATCTTCCCAAGAGCGTACCTAAACTCTGAACCCAAactttggtagtaagatcaaaggtcCTTCCTCGAAAGGAcactatattcatggttcctagaccatataaCTAGGTGACGACTCCATTTTAATTAACCTTCCTTTGCGCCCACAGTGGCACCTCCACTTGGGATGGTGAGTTTAATTCCTGTGTCCTATGTCttaactttaataaaaaaaatttcaatacttgttttACACACACATCACTTGTTCTCTTTTTCCCTTAACCTCAGTTGGTGATGAGTGGGAAGATGGAAGGCTCCATTCGGGCCCAAATTTTCGAAGTTCATCCCACCAACTCACAATCGGTACCATCGCCTATAATGGGCCTTGAGTACATTAAAGGTTTGCTACCAATCCACTATAGGGTCCACTTAGGCCCTCAGTTGGAATCATAGCCCAACTAGTTGTGAGTGACCTACTTATCTATCCCTTTAGCCTTAGGGAGCCTACCCACACTAGAGAGATCCTAGATCCTACCATGAAGGGTACCCTTTATATATTGCTTGTTTGTTTAACTATATATCATGTGTTCACTTGGTCCTAAAAGACAAATAAAAGGTATGAAAATGGGAGGGATGACCCTAAAGTTATGGTATACACTAAGATGTTATGTGATAAACGAAAAGAAGTTCTCACATATAAGAGGTTTGTCCCTAAATTCAAAAGtatatcttaacttgaaagTTTCATAAGACCATAGCCTAATTGCTATCATAGGCCTAAGTGGAAAAAGCCCTTTTGAAAAAGAGGACTTTGGGCCTAAGGTCACAAATACACTATGGACTTAGCATCCAAAATCCTACTAAGCCGATATGAACTTCAATAATCTTGGGCCACTTTTGTTGCATGCCTAGGcctaaaatgatgaaaatttcaTAGGCTTTGAAAGAAAGGCTACAAAATATTCTGGCTAGAGggctatttcaagaaaaaaagtgatgaaacaatgaataaataatgaaaagcCCAAAGGTGATGAATACATTGTAGGCCCAAGTTTGAGACAAAGGGTTGAAGATTCCTAAGTACATTCTAATGAAAGTACGTGAAAGCAAGGTGAGAGCTTTATTGTAAATGGACCAAATCCCAATGAAACAAGGGCAAGGATCCATGAGAGGAAAGGTAGTGATATTGTAATTGGGCCTTcattaaaatgaatttaagaATTTTCCAAGAACATATAAAAGTGAAAAGGAGCCTTTTAATTGGAACTTGAACTTAATGAAAATGGGGCTTCTTTTCAAGCATTATTGCACTTTCAAAGTCAAGGAAACACATCCCCACTCCCATTTGGATTTGAGAGAAAGGAAGGCGCTTGATCAAGATAGAGGATAGATACCAAGATAAAGGAAATCCCCAAGAGACAATGGCTACCTCCTCGGAAGACCCAATGGAACAAAAGATCTTTAAGGCTTTAGATGACCATGGAGAAGCTCTCAAGAAAATAGGAGGGCATCTCACTAGGTTGGAAGAATATAGGCTCAGGAAATCCACACATGTGGAAATACACAATGATAAAGAGAAAGTGGAGGAATGGGACAAAAAGAACAAAGTGAAATATTAAAGGAACAAGCAATTTGAGAAGCTCACCATGGAAACCATAGCTATGAgggaaaagatggagaagatGCAACTTGCCTTCTGTAAGGCACAAAGAATGGATGACTACCTCTATAACATAGGGGGAGTAAGCTCAAAGGCTCCCATTGCGTTGCCTCCCAAGTTCAAAATCTCTTATGCGaaaaaaatttgatgggacTAGGGATCCAAAGCAACACATAAGAAGATACCTAAGCATTGTGGAAATGAAGGGCCAGATGAGAGGCAAACATTGCGTGCATTTCCCCTCTCACTCACGGGAGGTGCATCAAGATGGTACTATAGCCTTGATCCAAGCAAGACTAAGGTGTGGAATGAGTTAGTAGAGTTGTTTGTCGACCAATTCATTTTCAACACCATGATTGATGTGACTCTAAGGGATTTAGAGACTACCAAGCAAGGTGTGGGGGAGACATTTTCCAAACATATGACTAGATGGAAGAACAAGGCATCTAGAATGGTCAATAGGCCAAATGAGAAAGACCAAATCAACATGATTATCAAGAACTTGCTTCCGGTTGGCAATAGTAGGCTTTTATCATCGCCTATTAGCTTATTTGGAGAATTATGTGATTGTTGAACAAGAATTGAAGATGCTCTCAACAATGGACAATTGGAGAAAGGGGAAAGCAAGCCTCCAACCAAGAAGATGTATGGAAGGGGGACCACCACTAAAGCATCCAATCCCGTAAATGTGAGCCCCATCATACCCCAATAAACACTAGTCTATTCAAAGAAAGCTCGCCGAGAGTTCTCCGACCTAAGAATGACCCTCATCCAAGCATATGAAAACCTATCCTCCAAAGGATTCACAAGCCTTTAGACCCCACACCCATGCCTAATCCCATACCTCTCTCCTGTAATCTCAATGAATATTGTCACTACCACAAAAAATCTGGCCACAAAGCCAACAGTTGCTTTCACCTCAAACACGAGATACAAGACCTCATGGACAATGGAACCCTTCCAAATCCCAACATCATTACCAAACCCAATATTAGAAAGAACCCTTTGCCCGATTACCATAGGGCTCCCTCCTCCGTATCAAAATTGGATACAAGTAGATGAAGTTGAATGAGATTGCTCGAAGTTGATAGAAActacaaatatcaatatcaatgtcGTGGAAATCCAAGGAATATAGGATGAAGTCCTAAAGGAAGCAATAGAAATATGAGGAATACTTCCCAAAGGGGTgacaaaattgaagaaaagagTTTTGAAGGACAATGTGGCAAATATCACTAGAAGTGGGAAGTACTACAAGCCATCCATTTTAGAAAATGATCATCTTGGTAGGGATCTAGGGGAAGGATCCAAGCCCACAAAACCtagaggaaaagaagaagaagaagataaggtcTTGATGCAATTGAAGAGGACCCAAGCTCATGTGTCTGTATGGGGCTTGCTTATGGCCTCTCAAAAGCATCGTAAGGCTCTCTAGGATGCCTTGAATGGGAAAGAGGTACCAATAGAAAATACATCACAAGAAGTATTGTCTTTCATGGGAGTTGAAGGTTCCTCACACCCTCTCCTTGCTTTTTTCGGATGAAGATCTCCCCCCCGAATGAGCTACCCACACTAGACCCTTGCAAATCACCATTGAATGCATGGGTGCCAAGGTTCCAATGGTTCTTATTGGCAATGGATCACCTTGAGTGTTTGTCCTTTTAGGACCACCCTCACTGTTGGCCTAGACAAGGAGACCATCATTCCTTCTCCCTTGACTGTAAGGGCACATGACAACACTTTAAGAAAGATCATGGGTACCTTCAAGGCTCCTTGCAAGATTGGGCCAATGGAAACCATGGTGGAGTTTCATGTCATGGACATCACCCCAAATTACAACCTTATCTTGGAAAGGGCTTGGCTTCACCCTAATGGGGCAATCCCTTCCTCACTACACCAAAAGATGAAGATCCCATGAAAATGAGGGATTGACATAGTGCTTAATGATGGTTAGATCCTATCACCGATTTGTGGACTTGAGGAAGGAAGGAGTGAGCTTCAAATGAGTGGCTTTGAGTTTGTGAACATGGCCGACAATGGGTTGAAGGATGAAAAGTATGCTATTGATTTGTTCCCATATTGTAGCCATGAAGGGCCtcaaaaaggaaggaaaatggGTAGTTGCATTCCCCAATATCAAGACTCAAGTGACCAGAGGGTCTAGGATTCCTTGAAAGTTGCGATAGAATCAAGAAAAACCATGGCACTTTCAATGGGAATTTCGCGAAAGGAGGAGACTTCCCCTATTGTGGCTTCCCTGAACCTTGGATGGGAAAAGATGGAAGGGTGTATCCAGGCTGGGAGATGTTCTTTAATGAAAAACTCACTTTTAAAGAGAAGCCTACCGTGGTGATCAAAGAAGTGCAAGAAGAAGTCGATTGGGTGAACTATATGGATGTTGAAGCAATGAAGACCATGATGAAGACGAGTAGGGACGATTTCGCCATCACCAATGAAGAGCCAAGTGATCCTTCCAAATTCATCATGCCTACTATGGGGCCTATTAATAATTAGACTTGGGTTAGGTTTTCTGAGAACATGGGGAAAGAGTTTTTTAATGCAAGTTCCAATgtacttttcaatattttcaataagatgAATTCTGATTTGGCTTACTTTGACGTGTCCCATAACATTGAAATTCTGTACTTAAATGattcaaatgaatttgaaaatgaaattaataaacaattggaaaagaaaattgaacctatggaaccaactcttgaaactattaatttgggcaatgatgagaatccacgcttaattaaaattggctcaactctaaataaaaaaggaaagaaagatcTTCAAGAACTCCTTATGGAATTTCAAGAGGTGTTTGCATGGTCCTATGAAGATATGCCTGGAATTGACCCCGAAATGGCTCAACACCACATTGATACTCATGACCACATGGTGCTTGTCAAGCaaaaattgagaagaatgaGGATCGAATTGCTTTTAAAAATCAAAGACGAAGTCACCAAGCAACTAAAGGTAGGGTTCATCAAACCCGTAAACCGAGCCAAGCGGATAGCCAATGTCGTGCCCATACCTAAGAATGATGGAAGGTaaggatgtgtgtggattttaGAGACTTGAATAAAGCATGCCCTAAGGATGACTTTCCCCTCCCCCACATTGATGTATTGGTGGATAACATGGCAAGAAGCGCCTTGATGTCCTTCATGGATGTTTTTTCGggatacaaccaaatcaagataGCTCCTAAAAATATGACCAAAACCACTTTCACTACCAAATGGGGAATTTATTGTTACACGGTAATGCTGTTTGGCCTCAAGAATGTTAGGGCAACTTATCAAATGATGGCTACGGCTTTGCTAcatgatatgatgcataatGAGGTAGAGGTGTATGTTGATATGATAATGAAATCCAAGGATAGAGAGAACCACTCCACGAACTTGAGGAAGTTCTTCAAGAGGATTAAAGAATACAAATTGAGATTAAACCCACAAAAGTGCACATTTGGAGTAATCGCTGGAAAATTGTTAGAGTTCTTGGTGAGTGATAGAGGAATAGAAGTTGACCCATCCAAGATCAAAGCCATATTGGAGATGCCTTCACCTAAAAGTGAGAAAGAGATTAGGGGTTTTTTGGGTCAACTACAATGCATTAATCGATTCATTGCCAAGCTCACTTCCACTTGTGAGCccatctttaagctcttaaagAAGAATGAACCACACACATGGAACGACGAGTGCCAAAAAGCCTTTGAACTCATCAAGGAATATCTCCTCCACCCACCTATCCTAGTACCTCTACAACATGGGAAACCCTTACTCCTATACCTTTCCATCATAGGGGACGCGGTTGGCAGTATGTTTGCGTAAGAAgatgatgagaagaatgagaGGGCAATATATTACTTAAGCAAGAGATTCCATGATTATGAGACTAGGTACACTCCCATAGAAAAGTAATGCTTTGCACTTGTTTGGGTTGTACATAAGTTGAGGCACATTGTTATACCCTTTCGAATATGGGTGGTAGCAAGAATGGACCCATTGAAGTACCTCTTTGAGAAGCTCACTTTGAGTGGAATATTGTCAAGATGGTTGAT is a genomic window containing:
- the LOC142630831 gene encoding amino acid transporter AVT1I-like, whose product is MEVQNELPPIKSGGSSFLRTCFNCLNALSGIGLITMPYTLRQAGWLSLGLFLAMALVTCYTGLLLQRCMDSRPLIITYPDIGWHAFGRKGRIIVSIFLYFELYLILIGFLILERDNLHKLFPNISFKVGGQHIGGEPLFTLVVGLLILPSIWLKDLRLLSFISASGALSSLIIICSIFWVGAVDGVGFSEKAELFNLEGVPFALSLYAFCYGAHAIFPTLHSSMEDKSQFSKVLFISFALSTLSYISMAIIGYLMFGQRLQSQVTLNLPTSKFSSKIAIYTTLVGPLAKYALVVTPIAEAMESQLPSNYNIRAISILIRTLLLISTVIVALVIPFFGLLMALIGSILSVTVSILLPCLCYLKIFESYKRLGLKLVIILGVVVLALSVGVVGTYSSLKEMVKYL